Proteins co-encoded in one Sinobacterium norvegicum genomic window:
- the icmH gene encoding type IVB secretion system protein IcmH/DotU, which yields MNNNFPGGDSDKTLIIPTPGGAQSHGAQAAQSNKVADHNFQPVSVHGGLSPLVNTASNLLTVIIKLRTTVNHNDFKSLHRSLCDEIKAFSNKANQQGIEQRQVLSAQYILCSTLDEAVLKTPWGATCGWANHSLLSIFHNETFGGEKYFSILKQVIVTPSQNVDLLELFYYTLSLGFEGKYRIEQRGAEQLQLIRDNLRQTIDNQRPPSAEELSGQWQSSYKSKNSLLTRTPIWVIGCIAGALLVLSFSGFQYWLHQDTAQSKQHIESFLITPTDNSEH from the coding sequence ATGAATAACAACTTCCCCGGTGGAGACAGTGATAAAACACTGATTATACCCACACCAGGCGGTGCGCAAAGTCATGGCGCACAGGCAGCACAGAGTAACAAGGTGGCTGATCATAATTTTCAACCGGTATCGGTCCACGGGGGTCTTAGCCCGCTGGTAAACACCGCGTCAAACCTGCTGACAGTGATCATAAAACTTCGCACAACAGTCAATCACAACGATTTCAAATCGTTACACCGTAGCCTATGTGATGAAATCAAGGCCTTTTCCAACAAGGCCAACCAACAAGGCATTGAGCAGCGGCAAGTATTAAGCGCCCAATACATACTGTGCTCAACCCTCGATGAAGCTGTACTCAAAACACCCTGGGGGGCAACTTGTGGCTGGGCAAACCATTCCTTACTGAGCATATTTCATAACGAAACCTTTGGTGGAGAAAAGTATTTCTCCATTCTTAAACAAGTGATTGTTACCCCGAGTCAAAACGTCGACCTACTGGAGCTGTTTTACTACACCCTCAGCCTGGGCTTTGAAGGTAAATATCGAATCGAACAACGGGGCGCAGAACAACTGCAACTGATTCGAGACAACCTACGACAAACCATAGACAACCAACGCCCACCATCGGCCGAGGAATTATCGGGGCAATGGCAATCGAGCTATAAGAGCAAAAATAGTCTGCTCACCCGAACACCAATCTGGGTGATCGGCTGCATTGCCGGCGCCCTCTTAGTGCTCAGCTTTTCCGGCTTCCAATATTGGCTACACCAAGACACTGCACAATCGAAACAACATATTGAATCCTTTCTCATCACGCCTACTGATAACAGCGAGCATTAA
- the tssK gene encoding type VI secretion system baseplate subunit TssK, translating to MSVGNKVIWSEGMFLRPQHFQQQDRYMERYVAGRLEGLGNYYWGISQLVIDKEPLKLGKVSITEISGIFPDGTPFSAPDYETLPPVLDIPDGLGEETIYLCIPLRRNGAVDTSINDDNGLARYRSKQFDARNSTSETADKTEIQIGQLRLALKLGSQDRSGYASIAITRIIEKTVDNPVKLDKSFIPPLINCKASAIFSAYFEELKGMFNQRGEALGHRLSDSGRAGSAEVADYMLLQLINRLEPLVSHLHSLDSLHPIDFYTELVQMTGELATFTTPSKRSPVLQTYHHDSLQQTFHQCFSHLRQQLSMVLEQSAISLNLAERKYGIYVAPITDPSLVKTASFVLAIKTALPTEAIRNTLPAQCKIAAVERIRELITTQLPGINIRPLPVAPRQVPYHAGFNYFELDRSNEHFKSLHNSGGVAVHLSGEYPELSIELWAIRD from the coding sequence ATGTCTGTTGGTAACAAAGTCATATGGAGCGAGGGAATGTTTCTTCGCCCGCAGCATTTTCAGCAACAAGACCGCTATATGGAGCGCTATGTTGCGGGGCGACTCGAGGGGCTGGGTAACTATTACTGGGGCATATCTCAACTCGTCATCGATAAAGAACCGCTCAAACTTGGCAAGGTTTCCATTACTGAAATCTCAGGTATATTCCCCGACGGCACGCCCTTTAGCGCTCCGGACTATGAAACCCTCCCGCCGGTTCTCGACATCCCAGATGGACTTGGCGAAGAGACAATTTACCTGTGTATTCCGCTGCGAAGAAACGGAGCTGTTGACACCAGCATTAATGACGACAATGGCCTGGCGCGGTATCGCTCCAAGCAGTTTGACGCCAGAAATTCGACATCAGAAACAGCAGACAAGACTGAAATACAAATTGGACAGCTACGTCTAGCCCTCAAACTTGGCTCACAAGACCGCAGTGGTTATGCCTCTATTGCGATTACCCGCATCATAGAGAAAACCGTCGATAACCCTGTAAAACTGGACAAGAGCTTTATTCCACCCCTGATCAACTGCAAGGCATCAGCTATCTTCTCTGCTTATTTTGAAGAACTAAAAGGCATGTTTAATCAACGCGGTGAAGCACTTGGCCACCGACTTAGCGATAGCGGTAGAGCCGGCTCTGCGGAAGTGGCTGACTATATGCTACTGCAATTGATCAACAGGCTTGAGCCACTGGTTAGTCATTTACACTCACTGGACTCCCTCCACCCGATCGATTTTTATACCGAATTAGTACAGATGACCGGTGAACTAGCCACGTTTACCACACCCTCTAAAAGAAGCCCTGTCTTACAAACCTACCACCATGACTCGCTGCAACAGACCTTTCATCAATGCTTTAGCCACCTGCGCCAACAGCTGTCAATGGTACTTGAGCAATCGGCAATATCCCTCAACCTCGCCGAGAGGAAATACGGTATTTATGTCGCCCCAATCACTGATCCAAGCCTGGTCAAGACGGCCAGTTTTGTACTTGCGATAAAAACGGCACTGCCCACAGAGGCAATCAGAAATACATTGCCTGCACAGTGTAAAATTGCTGCGGTAGAACGAATAAGAGAGTTAATCACCACTCAATTACCGGGCATCAACATCAGGCCACTGCCTGTTGCACCTCGACAAGTCCCATATCACGCAGGATTTAATTACTTTGAGCTAGACCGCAGCAACGAGCATTTTAAGTCCCTCCATAACTCAGGAGGCGTTGCCGTTCACTTAAGTGGTGAATACCCCGAGCTATCCATTGAACTTTGGGCAATCAGGGATTAA
- the tssJ gene encoding type VI secretion system lipoprotein TssJ, whose product MKSLLSTIFIAALILVAGCSSTREILNLDTSAILNISASNEVNPDQDNRPSPIIVRVYQLADNRQFSREEFISLYQHAEQNLGKDLIDTTLLKEFIPGESREETLELTADVNYIGILAEYSQYQKADTMLILPIIPHKKNSLHITLNEFAVTAER is encoded by the coding sequence GTGAAATCATTGCTCTCAACCATTTTCATCGCTGCCCTCATTTTAGTCGCCGGCTGCAGCAGTACCCGAGAAATACTCAATCTCGATACATCCGCGATATTAAATATAAGTGCCAGCAATGAGGTCAATCCTGACCAGGATAATCGCCCCTCACCGATTATTGTTCGGGTATACCAACTGGCGGATAACCGCCAATTCTCGCGTGAAGAATTCATCAGCCTATACCAACATGCTGAGCAAAACTTGGGGAAAGATCTCATCGATACAACATTACTTAAAGAATTTATTCCTGGTGAGAGTCGTGAAGAAACACTGGAGCTAACCGCTGACGTCAATTATATCGGCATTCTGGCTGAGTACTCGCAGTATCAGAAAGCAGACACCATGTTGATATTGCCCATCATCCCGCACAAGAAGAATTCGCTGCATATCACTCTCAATGAGTTTGCTGTCACAGCAGAGCGATAA
- the tagH gene encoding type VI secretion system-associated FHA domain protein TagH: protein MDLVLTVISGPSAANMEDHTKTFSQAGGSFGRSPDNDWMLPDIDRVVSSTHAKIQQQGDKFLLVDLSTNGTFINGSEQALGANNKHTLSHGDTICAGDFELSVAFAENSPALANGLESVDFLDQSDKTQFNPGALAQESDSDAFDDWLSPQQASAADIPQQPISNSSSASSNDWGSSGAMVDDALFQMPVGSSDPMAPIATNDILASSPSAFDQPASTGNDDWWTSEPDNSDPLAQAIEVPDTQLNAPSTADWPAQNTTPEFQAPPTIQPQIPVQAIQQQAPVQALTVTPQPTQTPDLFSPAPASITNDATHTPGQFSSPPTASSNNTDIARDLGLQSLSDEQLEQLSPELALIVKETLNRLIDLLRARSSIKNELRVDRTMIENNNNNPLKFSVAAEDALAVMFSAQAQSFMPPHLAVADGFNDISDHQVAVMSGMKAAYEFMLEQFSPERIKNLHRQKRGGILSSKDAQNWQGFEHHYRQLQQDKEQTYNTIFGETFANAYEQQLADLKATRSITQHQHIRN, encoded by the coding sequence ATGGACTTAGTACTAACAGTGATTAGTGGGCCTAGCGCCGCCAACATGGAAGACCATACCAAAACATTCAGCCAGGCCGGCGGCAGCTTTGGCCGCTCGCCTGATAATGATTGGATGCTACCCGATATCGATAGAGTGGTTTCATCGACACATGCAAAAATTCAACAGCAGGGCGACAAATTCCTGCTGGTAGATTTAAGCACCAACGGCACCTTCATCAATGGCAGTGAACAAGCATTAGGTGCCAACAACAAACACACCCTAAGCCATGGCGACACCATCTGTGCTGGCGATTTCGAACTCAGCGTGGCGTTTGCTGAAAATTCGCCGGCACTGGCTAACGGGCTAGAAAGCGTTGATTTCCTGGATCAGTCTGATAAAACGCAATTTAACCCAGGCGCATTGGCTCAAGAATCAGACAGCGACGCCTTTGACGACTGGCTATCACCGCAACAGGCAAGCGCCGCTGACATACCACAACAACCGATCAGCAATAGCAGCTCAGCGAGTTCTAACGACTGGGGTTCCAGTGGCGCCATGGTAGATGATGCTCTATTTCAAATGCCAGTGGGTTCCAGCGACCCGATGGCGCCGATAGCCACAAACGACATTCTGGCCTCGTCACCCTCAGCTTTTGACCAGCCAGCCAGTACTGGCAATGACGATTGGTGGACATCTGAGCCCGATAACTCTGACCCACTGGCACAGGCGATAGAAGTGCCAGACACGCAATTAAATGCCCCGAGCACTGCCGATTGGCCCGCTCAAAATACCACCCCCGAATTTCAAGCACCGCCAACAATTCAACCACAAATACCAGTGCAAGCAATTCAACAACAGGCACCGGTACAGGCCCTCACAGTAACCCCCCAACCAACGCAGACTCCCGATCTGTTCTCGCCGGCACCGGCTTCAATCACTAACGATGCGACACATACCCCTGGCCAGTTTTCATCACCACCTACTGCCAGTTCCAACAATACAGACATCGCACGAGACCTGGGATTGCAGTCCTTATCAGACGAACAGCTTGAACAGTTATCGCCGGAACTTGCCCTGATTGTTAAAGAAACATTGAATCGGCTCATTGACTTGTTACGCGCCAGAAGCAGCATCAAAAATGAGCTTCGTGTCGATCGCACGATGATAGAAAACAACAACAACAACCCCCTCAAGTTCTCTGTCGCAGCTGAGGATGCCCTTGCCGTCATGTTCAGCGCACAGGCCCAATCATTTATGCCCCCTCACCTTGCCGTGGCCGATGGTTTCAATGATATCTCCGATCATCAAGTCGCCGTCATGAGTGGGATGAAAGCGGCCTATGAGTTTATGCTCGAGCAGTTTTCACCAGAACGCATTAAAAATTTACACAGACAAAAACGTGGCGGTATTTTATCCAGTAAAGACGCCCAAAACTGGCAGGGGTTTGAACATCACTACCGGCAACTACAGCAAGACAAAGAACAAACCTATAACACTATCTTTGGTGAAACCTTTGCCAATGCTTACGAACAACAATTGGCAGACTTGAAAGCCACACGCTCAATCACCCAACACCAACACATTAGGAATTAA
- a CDS encoding bifunctional serine/threonine-protein kinase/formylglycine-generating enzyme family protein translates to MPDDLNKSEDRTIVVGGFDSDNVAGVSHVGDATVLVSSLASDPAPVAASSVAAVDEEPTLALLQNRFELKQLLGAGGMGAVYRALDRRKVEASDREPMVAIKVLNSDFKDHPQAIVSLQREARKSQQLAHPNIVNVYDFDRDDDVVYMTMEYMDGAPLDELIREKSGIGFELEAAKTILSNISSALDYAHKKNIIHSDFKPGNIFVLKDGSAKVFDFGIARAVSSQNVVQGTGVTTLFDAASLGALTPAYASYEMLSGGEPSPSDDIYALACVAYELFSGRHPFNKVAADKAKEQGLKPDRLKNLSRREWKVLAKGLSFQHGDRYHSVADFSDSFYGRGRWQVVAVVSAIVLSLSLSASGYYQYVNTVDEEVLREDIAADMSLKFERDRVSKELRDLIKSNLLTDAWDSEIKQLLAEYGELAPLDTALALEIQSALAAAYLVEANGLIDRGSLMTAERYISKAESWGDTVNAHAIRNQLDELQSAEVIRVAEQQRIAQQNMLEAELIKQKKEEQARVRAARDQQIAQQKAAAMERKKTIAAAGQSLTCNGLDIQNNASTKITLLKQRYPDAYKSAEAGFIEKILDCVDKQQVTRPSEAEMVKRQAMALFPMSTALAKQTIDYCLRLKPGSGGRSNRNICKDRITSSLYSPVMVSVAENDRRFAIGKYEVSEREFSIYCRDTGCGHSASSNKPVTNISIEEARGYLGWLSRKTGFSYRLPNYADWYLSASAANSKIDADRNCYLRYAGIEKGNVLVDVSTGKKNRFGLVNAVGNAQEWVMDGDSVVAAGGNRRDAMSECLVTTMRPHSGQADSLTGFRFIRDI, encoded by the coding sequence ATGCCGGATGACCTAAATAAAAGTGAAGATAGAACGATTGTTGTTGGAGGTTTTGATTCCGACAATGTAGCGGGTGTGTCGCATGTTGGTGATGCGACGGTGCTTGTCTCGTCGCTGGCCAGTGACCCCGCGCCTGTTGCAGCTTCATCGGTTGCCGCCGTGGACGAGGAGCCTACGCTGGCATTGTTGCAGAATCGCTTTGAGTTAAAGCAATTGCTCGGTGCTGGCGGCATGGGTGCGGTGTACCGAGCGCTGGATAGGCGCAAGGTTGAGGCGAGTGATAGAGAGCCCATGGTGGCGATCAAGGTATTAAACAGCGACTTTAAAGACCATCCCCAGGCCATTGTTTCGCTGCAGCGGGAGGCGCGAAAATCACAGCAGCTGGCACACCCCAATATTGTTAACGTCTATGACTTCGACCGGGACGATGATGTTGTCTATATGACCATGGAGTATATGGACGGTGCGCCCTTGGATGAGTTGATTCGCGAAAAGTCGGGCATCGGCTTTGAGCTTGAGGCGGCCAAGACGATACTGAGTAATATCAGTAGTGCATTAGACTATGCGCATAAGAAGAATATCATCCACTCTGATTTTAAACCGGGTAATATTTTTGTATTAAAAGACGGCTCGGCCAAGGTCTTTGATTTTGGCATAGCGCGAGCGGTATCGAGTCAAAATGTGGTTCAGGGTACGGGTGTTACCACCTTATTTGATGCGGCTTCGCTAGGTGCGCTGACGCCAGCCTACGCTAGTTATGAGATGCTCTCAGGTGGTGAGCCTTCTCCCTCTGATGATATTTATGCTCTGGCCTGTGTTGCCTATGAATTATTTTCTGGGCGTCATCCCTTTAATAAGGTAGCAGCGGATAAGGCGAAAGAGCAGGGGTTAAAGCCTGACCGGTTGAAGAACCTCAGTCGTCGTGAGTGGAAGGTGTTGGCGAAAGGGCTGAGTTTTCAGCACGGTGATCGCTATCACTCGGTGGCGGACTTTTCGGATAGTTTTTATGGGCGGGGGCGATGGCAGGTGGTGGCCGTTGTTTCTGCGATTGTTTTGTCGTTGTCGTTGTCGGCGTCGGGGTATTATCAATATGTGAATACAGTCGATGAGGAGGTGTTGCGTGAAGATATAGCGGCGGATATGAGCCTTAAATTTGAGCGGGATCGGGTCAGTAAGGAGTTGCGAGACCTGATTAAAAGTAATCTTTTAACGGATGCCTGGGACAGTGAGATAAAGCAATTGCTGGCCGAGTATGGAGAGTTGGCGCCATTAGATACAGCGCTGGCACTGGAAATCCAGTCTGCTTTGGCCGCCGCATATCTGGTCGAGGCCAATGGGTTAATTGATCGCGGTAGTTTAATGACAGCCGAGCGTTATATCTCCAAGGCAGAATCCTGGGGGGATACTGTGAATGCCCATGCGATCAGAAACCAGCTCGACGAATTACAATCAGCAGAGGTCATCAGAGTTGCAGAGCAACAAAGGATTGCCCAACAAAATATGCTGGAGGCCGAGTTGATTAAACAGAAAAAAGAGGAGCAGGCGAGGGTCAGGGCGGCTCGCGATCAGCAGATTGCGCAACAGAAAGCAGCGGCAATGGAGCGAAAGAAAACGATTGCTGCCGCTGGTCAATCATTGACCTGCAATGGTCTCGATATCCAGAATAATGCCTCCACTAAAATTACGTTACTTAAGCAGCGGTACCCTGATGCTTACAAGTCGGCTGAGGCTGGCTTTATCGAAAAAATACTCGACTGTGTCGACAAGCAACAAGTCACCAGGCCCAGCGAGGCCGAGATGGTCAAGCGTCAGGCTATGGCGCTGTTCCCAATGTCGACAGCATTGGCGAAGCAGACCATCGATTACTGCCTTCGTTTAAAGCCGGGCAGTGGTGGTCGTAGTAATCGTAATATCTGCAAGGATCGTATTACATCGTCGCTTTACTCTCCTGTTATGGTCAGTGTTGCTGAAAACGATCGACGATTTGCTATTGGTAAGTATGAGGTCTCAGAGAGAGAGTTCAGCATTTACTGTCGGGATACCGGTTGTGGTCATTCGGCGAGTAGTAACAAGCCTGTTACTAATATATCGATCGAAGAGGCTCGCGGGTATCTGGGCTGGTTATCGCGTAAAACAGGCTTTAGCTATCGCCTGCCAAATTATGCCGATTGGTATTTATCTGCGTCAGCTGCAAACAGTAAGATCGATGCAGATAGAAACTGTTATTTAAGGTATGCCGGTATTGAAAAAGGTAATGTTTTAGTCGACGTGAGCACTGGCAAAAAGAACCGCTTTGGTTTGGTGAATGCTGTTGGTAATGCTCAGGAGTGGGTGATGGATGGTGACTCAGTGGTGGCGGCAGGCGGCAATAGGCGGGATGCAATGAGTGAGTGTTTGGTGACTACTATGCGCCCGCACAGCGGCCAGGCTGATTCGCTGACGGGGTTTCGCTTTATTCGTGATATTTAA
- a CDS encoding Stp1/IreP family PP2C-type Ser/Thr phosphatase has protein sequence MLHRTHTAINGRSDIGQVRNENEDSINWYKHPSLPFSFLVIADGMGGYNGGALASQTAISVIEAELINLVSTTFFHCSPDQQAMILQTKLNQAIVAANSAILEKKKINPEFQHMGTTVVCAVIWQQHLLIGHIGDSRAYLWDKTGLRRLTRDDSVVQQMIDSGSLTEETARTCKVRNQLTKALGVDHSVTPTLNLFSINHDCILMLCSDGLTEYVTDASIEQLLANYRPALECCYRFINDANNAGGKDNISVGIAEISHAPQALTSELY, from the coding sequence ATGCTGCATCGTACGCATACCGCCATCAATGGCCGCTCTGACATCGGCCAGGTCAGAAATGAAAACGAAGACAGCATCAATTGGTATAAACACCCTAGTCTACCCTTTTCATTTTTAGTTATTGCCGACGGTATGGGCGGTTACAATGGCGGGGCACTCGCCAGCCAAACGGCGATTTCAGTAATAGAAGCAGAACTGATCAACCTGGTATCGACCACCTTCTTTCATTGTTCTCCAGATCAGCAGGCAATGATTTTACAAACCAAACTTAATCAAGCCATTGTTGCCGCCAATAGTGCCATCCTAGAAAAGAAAAAAATCAACCCTGAATTCCAACATATGGGCACCACCGTTGTCTGCGCGGTAATTTGGCAACAACACTTACTGATTGGCCACATTGGTGATTCAAGAGCGTATTTGTGGGATAAAACCGGTCTACGGCGCCTCACTCGTGACGACTCAGTCGTGCAACAAATGATCGACAGCGGCAGCTTAACAGAAGAGACCGCACGCACTTGCAAGGTGAGAAATCAACTGACCAAGGCACTGGGTGTCGACCACAGCGTCACTCCCACACTCAACCTTTTCAGCATCAACCATGACTGCATTTTAATGCTGTGCTCTGACGGCCTAACAGAATATGTCACCGACGCCAGCATAGAACAATTGCTTGCCAATTATAGGCCTGCGCTTGAATGCTGCTATCGATTCATCAATGATGCCAATAATGCAGGCGGCAAGGACAACATCAGCGTGGGCATTGCCGAAATCAGCCATGCCCCGCAAGCCCTGACCAGCGAACTATATTAA